gtcaaagaattgaggcttttgaactctggtgctggagaagactcttgcgagtcccttggactgcaaggcgaacaaaccggtcagtcctaaaggagatcaaccctgactgctctttagaaggccagatcctgaagatgaaactcaaatactttggccacctcatgagaaggaaggactccctggagaagagcctaatgctgggagcgatcgagggcaaaagaagaaggggacgacagagaatgaggtggctggatggagtcactgaagcagtaggtgcaaacttaaatggactccggggaatggtagaggacaggaaggcctggaggatcattgtccatggggtcgcgatgggtcggacacgacttcgcacataacaacaacaacaacaactgtctgggataaaaactcggaggagcgaatctgGAGCCGCTTttcggctcctgattcgctcctccgagtggcactcaagggccttCCGCCGCTGCCTCCCCGCTTGCTACACCCTTCGCCGCCCACAACACATCCCACTCACCCAAGATGGCGATGCGGACTCGGGGCGCGCCGTTCAGCCGATCCGCGGCCCGTGccacgccgccgccgctgctctgcCGCCACCCCCGTAGCCCACAACGTGGCCGCCCGCCTCCGCCCCGCCCGATCAACGACCTCCAGGAACCTACGGCCACCCGAggagctgctgccgctgcctgaaaGTAGGCCGCTTCCCTGCATGCGGCCCCGGGCCCAACAACATCTTCCGCGCTccgttgggggggaggggggagaacgcaTTCTGCGCCCACACGGACGGCGCCGCCACCCTCGCTGGGCCGCCCCACACCGTCCAGCCCTACCCCTCCACAGTACGCCGCCGGATGCCGctgcaatctagcgcccattttatggcaaGCAGAATGGGCTGGaagggatcatctagtccaaccccctgcagaatgaaggaaatggccacaagagccaaacaccgaCACAAtcacttctgcccacccactcacaatctgcttaaatccataaaatcagcatatctgtcagatgactctctagcctctgcttaaaaacttcaaggaagaagaacctaccacctcctgaggaagcctgcttcacagaggaaaagctctgtctgtcaggagcttcttccagaagtttagccaaaaattattttgaattaatggGTGATGATAGTCTAATAATTGAAAAGTGGGTTGGTGGTAGGTGGGTGCAGGTGAGAGTCACCTTGGTGTAATCGTTAAGAGCGGCAGgcattatcccccctccccaacacagagccagctggataaccttaggCTAGACACAGCTCTCTCAgtgctctcagtcccacctgcttcacagggcatctgtggtggggagaggaagggcaggcggttgtaagcccctttgagactcctttgggtagcaaaaaggaCTAGGAAAACTCCAACAAATAACCAAAACAAATAAAGCAAAAACTAAGGGCACAAAAATGCACGTGGAAGTCAGGGGATAAACTGAAATAGAGCAGGGCCAGAACTGATGAGGAAAAAAGACATCTAGAAAAATGCACAGATAAAGTACACTCTTGACAGCCACAGCAGGTGCTGCAAACAGCGGCTGGCTGTGCTCCGCTTGCAAACTGCACACCCCAGAAAACagagagttcaaagagatctgaacatgTGGGAAAAGTGGgtaaacgagaacaagatgcaattcagtaagaagGGCAGagctctacatctgggtcacaaaaatgagaagcaggcatagtAGATGGGAGATATGCTTCTGGGTAGAGTTGTGTGTGGAGCAAGATCTTGCGGTGCTGGTGGACTgtaagcagtgtgatgcagtggtcaaGGAAGCTGCATCAAAagggccatcacatcaaaattgcaaatgtcctagtcccactgtataccacactggtcagaccacacctggagtatcgtgtgcagttctgcaggcctcactacaaaaaggatgtggacaaaattgagagggtgcacagGAGGGCCACAAGGGTgacccggggcttggggaccaatcCCTAAtctcctggagaacaggaggctgagaggggacatggttgctctatatatttgaaaggttgtcacttgggagGAGGGCAAAGAACGGTTCCTGtaggcaacagaggagaggacccaagTGGgggttttaaactatgtgtacaggcaaaatatcaggaaaacattttgtttcacagtcagagtagttcagcagtgagtaggctgcctaaggagtcgGTGAGCTCCCctgcactggtggtcttcaagcggtggctgggtgctttaggctgagcttgcattaagcagggggttggacaggaTGGTcgcttccaactctgattccaaCCAGCCAAATGTTCCTGAATTGTTCATAAGCTGAGCATTGCCAGCCACTGTCGCCAGCATCCATTCAACAGAGACCACTCTCTAGCAGGCTACAAAACATCCACTCACCCACAAATACTGCCCTCAAACACAGCAACTTCAGCTAGaagaggcaaaaaagaaaaaacccttcACCTTGCCAACAACTGTCCACGTGACCCTCACCTTCTCCCCAACTGAGTGTTCAGGGACAGAACACTGAACTACTCGGATCATTTGCCTAAGCCAGCATAGCAATTTTGACACACCCAGAATTGTGAAAGAATAAAATTCATCCAATAGTCACAAGGTCCAAGCATATACtctgaagacacacacacaggcatgttCTATACTGATTCTTCCCTTGGGGAGCCACTTCAAAATGTCAAAATGTAACTGAGCAAAGTTCGGAGTGTTGTCCAGTTGTAGCGAGGCCTATGCATACAAACAAACATAGGATCACGTAACTGAAGTCATGAATCCTGATGACTTCCAGCCAACATGGAAGGGGAGCAACAGCAGGTGCATTAAAGGGAAAGGCCTTGTTGTGCTTGTGTGTCTGCTTCACACCCAGTGCTTCCCATGCTTTGCTGCCTGATTCGGTCCCTGATtcggtctcaaccagggccagagcattctctgttctggcccccacctggtgttcccggaggagatcaggggcctgacggagcttaaaaagttccgcagggcctgcaaaaaggagctcttctgccaggcatttggttgagaccagacgtaaccAACAGTGActcaagggcccctgctccccccccctctcggaattccaccagaatactctggacctgtttgcattgttgcactgttcatggtttatattgttatatggttacaactattagttattaatattattgtacggttattaatatattatagactgtttcatgtactgttcttatgttccatatAAACCGCCATGAGGctccggggaggacggtatataaatataatttaaaaataaacaaataaacaaataaacaaataaaaattttctactccttttatatttacccaaatatactCAACTGAACTTTTGTGCTTGGGTACctgtataaagattcctaacatattttgctacacctccccccttcttttcttgtctgtcctttCTAAATACATTGtgcccctcaattttagtattccatttattattattattattattattattattattattattattattattattattattattattatttaatttttagaccgcccttctcccaataggtctcagggcggtttacaacataaatagttaaaacacaataaaatccccataaaaaccccaattaaaagttacatataacatatcacataacatgtagcggcggtggtcacaattctgatcttagttcagcctggtggagagaataatgttcagaagagggtggcaccaatacaatagatctaaccatgatctcgatgttagagatctcaatatttgtgagtattatcccaccaagtttcggTGATTCTTATTAgttcatagcccccttcctctattaggactactagttcctcctgcttgtttcccatactctgtgcattagtgtagagacatcgtagtccatcctttgtgtgcctcatggttttggtttttgaacttccctgtaagctagtagttccctgcttatgtaacattccctgtagatttgagatcttctcatgttcagatcttgccatcacatcaAGTTTTGTATTtatgtctcgctccccctttgtgtctagtttaaatccctcttcaccaggtgtgcaagggttcttccaaaaatactttttccgtcttttgtgaggtgcacaccgtctcctgataatagccctcatattgacatcgttgaccatgatccagaaatccacaTTGTTCCTGTcgacaccagtgacgtagccagtccTTGACTTGCAGAGTAAGCAGAGTGCTTGTGGTGGTGTCcagtttggaggagggcaggaggggggtggggcaggacgATCTGCTCTGGAAAGCCTACAGGAGTTTCCCTTCgtctccttcttccccctccctgctgtcCTCAGAGAGGGCTGGACAGCCAGGCCTCCCCCATGCAGTTGCTCACAAGCAGCCCTGTTCAGCTGCTCTGGAGGGCCCACTGAGTGCAGTCCCGCGGAAGTCTAGCGGGTGGATCGTGTGAACGGAAGTACTGAAAATGTTAAGCAGGGTGAGCTGCTTCCTAGAAAGGCTGAGCAAGTTTTGGGATCTGCAACAGGAAAAAATGTCTTGCAGCCGGATCCCAAGGTtttctcatgagtaagtcatgggggAGGAAACTTTTCAGACCTGGCAAACTTTTCAGACCTATAGGttgcttttttcccttttcttttttgataGAGGGTTTGTATTAAATAGTTTTTATGTAATTACTAGTCAATCATTTTTCATGGATCAGACCCAAAGAATGGGCATTCGAGATCAGTTATCCCTCTGGGATCCATaaggtgcaaccccccccccacccgctccTGCCTTTAGGTAAAGGTGCAtagagaggaaaggaaaccaaCTGTGCCCCACTacacctctttttctttttttaaagcttatgAGCCAGACATGCAGCAAGACATGCATTTAGGGATGGCTGCTTGCATTTCTGTCCTTAAAGAGAGGACAAGTAAAACAGGCATTTTCTTTAAGAAGTTTTTGGGGGAAGCAACTGAAATAAGTGAACATAGCTGTTGATAGCTGAAAGGGGAGGCAAAATTAAAAGGAAGCAAAAACATTTCAAGGATTTCCTTGCTGAAAGCACTGTAGGAACAAACTGTGACACTGCTCATGTGCCCTTTATACAGGTATTAATTGAAATCCATGGTTATTCCATTGCATGGCCACAACCACACCCTATTACGTCCAGCTGGAATAGCAAGTTATTGTTTGGCTTCATTTTGCCATAACAAAACCATTCCAGGATGCCACCAgctttcacctggaggctggcaaccctggatggGTCTTGGTCCCCTTACTGGCcccttaacaaaatattttcccctctAACTGATTTaattcttcatttaaaaataaacaagcacatCCTCATTAGTAAGTAAATTTGCTTTCGTTGTTAATAAATGGTAAAATTATATGTACACCAAAGAATTGTTTTGATGTATTATGATTTATGATGTATTATCAGTAACGATTTGATTTGTATGCCTGTTATAGGGTTATGTAAAAATTTCTAGAGTGAGGAGAGGTCCTGAGTGGAAAAAGTTGAAGAAGCCCTGTTCTACAACATCATACCCAATGCAGGCAACAGGAGACAGCTGTTGCCTCTGGGAAAGAACACTAACAGGGCATaaagaagtggttctcaaccttcctaatgccacaaccccctTTGGGGTGCCGAGGCTGTGGTGGCCTAAGCGacccctgggcaaagggtcaatTGACCCCAAGGGGTCGCAACCCCCACATTGAGCACTGCTGGCATAAAGGCTTTAGGCCTGTTAATGTGCAAGACGTGGCAGCTTCTTTTGATTTTATAGGACAATTATGAATAGTCTAAAATGTGCAGACACAAAGGAGTTAAATCTACCTGTCCTAAAAATTGTGTATAATAACCACCAGATGTCTTTATGCAATTCAATTTTTGTCTAAATGTATAGCTTTTAACCACTGAAAGCTGTAGAGTACACTACCACTGATTTAGGAGAAGAGGCCCATGCAAAATCAAAGTTTCCATCTTCAGACATTATTAGCTCACCTAAGGACACtaaggcttccttcacagctaACCAATCCCATGTGGCACACAGCAGCCTGTCACTGGGACAGAGCAAGCCCTGTCCTAAGCTCAAGGAAGGCCTCACCTGCTGCCGGTTTCCCAGTCCTgatcctccttctctttctcctccttgggGTCCACAGCATGTGGGTGTTTCTGCACGATCCTCATCCCACCAGCTTTGACTGAAATGGAAAGCAGCAGCCATGTTAGGGGATGGGGCAAGCAGGCGGACCACCGGCAGGGGAGCAAATTGTGAGTGGGGGTGTTTTACTCACCAAAAATAAAAACCACTTCAAACAGTCAACCCAAAGAGCCCATTTCTGGGCCCTCTTTCGTATTTCTCTTGGTTCCCAGACAGAAATGGGTATGAAGTTCCCCGGAGTCAGTGTTGCGAGTGACTCTCGGAGGCCGTTAACAGGACAGAATTACATTTCTGGCACATCCCACCTGACACCCATAACGGCGCCCGAGGCAGGGGGCCAAGAGTCCGGAGGTCGCCTCCCGCCGCGGAACTAGGGCTGTGCCATTCCTGCAAGTCTGCGGCCACCGGGCTGAGGCGGGCTGCAGACACGTGGATTGGCCTCGCTGCTCCAGGCCTGTCCCAATGGGAGCCAAtccatgcccccccacccccccccccccgtgctgatgccttgaggcctgctggggccAGACGCGCCTTGCTTGCCAGGTGAGGCCGCTCATTGGGACTCCTAAGGAAGCCCCGGGAAGTGGAGGGCCCGCGCCCCTCACTCCTCCCGCGGGCCTCGGTCCGCCTGTCAGGGGGGGAGCCGGGCAGCCGGGCCCGCCCAGGGCGAAGCCCCGCCAAGCCCCGCGCCCCGGGGCCCCCCATGCCCTCCCCCCATTCAGAGGCAGCGAGCAGCACGTCAGGCCCGCCCGcccggcagggggagggggcccttcggagctccagccccctcccccctcccccctcgcccttgccgggggggggggtcggtacCGGCGGGGGGGTGTCCGGCGCGGGTCTCCGCTTTctcgccgggcggcggcggcggcggcggcagggacaTGTCGCGCGGCGTCTCCGAGGGGACCGGCGGCGCCTCCCCTTCCGCGGCCGACCTTGCCAGCGTGGCTCCTGGCGGCGCCTCCGCCCGCCTCTTCCGGGGCGGGGCCTCCCTCCGGGCGCCCGCCCGAAGCCCCGCCCACCCCGAGGCGAAGGCCCGAGCCGCGCCCCCCTCCCACCGCGCACGCGCCGCAACGGGGCACAGCCCCCCCCGCACCCCCGAACGCGGCTGGGAAGGGGCCGCGGCTGCGCACAGGGGAGGCGAGCGACTTCGCCCCGCCCCGCGGGACCCAGGGCCCGGATACGCGGAATTCGGCGCAGGCCACGTGGGGCAGCGCAGAAAGCAGGAGAGAGCCCAGGAACGCCACGTGACGTGGGCGGGGCtagagctcctccccccccctctccttggccgctgctgctgctgcaagggaAGTGCcgtgcggagggagggagggaggaaggagggagggatgtgtgcctgcacagaagaccgcCGGAGGAACAGCAGTTAGGCACAAGGCCAACCTTGTTTGCAGCGTCATGCCCTACGAATGTCCAGACAAGGATTTTGTGGGGTTGGGAAAGAAACAAAGGTAGCACGATCACTTTGCTAAGGTGAAACTTTCACACTTACATTTAGGAGGAAAGATGGACTATGccggatagaatcatagagttggaaggggccatacaggccatctagtccaaccccctcctcaacgcaggatcagcccaaagcatcctaaataacCACCCTTTCTCCATATAGCTGGAGGAAGGCAGGTACAAAGGTCAAGGCTGACAGTTCCCCATCCTACAAGCGGAAGTGATGAGCATAAAAAACTTTGATAGGACAAAAAAACAAGAGCATACCGTCCCATAAGTTCAAAAAGTTTATGAACTAAAATAGACAAAACACATGATAGCAATCACAGATAAACCAGGAACGAAACAGGATATAGATTGATCAATCCCTTCATAAGTGGCTTAAATCCAGGTGACAAAACCTGCAAAATACCATTAATTAGCACATGCCTTGAAGATATAGCAGCTACGTAAACCCTAACAAAAGAATTCCATAACCTTGTATCTTTCAGCTCCAAAAGGTAGGAGAGGATATCACAGATTGGCCAGGAAATTGGATCTATCCCATATTTGGAAGTGCATCACATGAACCACTTCAATATGTAGGAGCAGAGAGTGGCTGGTTTCCTGAATGCTAATATAACCTGGGAAACTTGATCTACTACTGGCCTGTCTTCCAGGTCATGACATGCAACCAGTGCAGGTTGGGGTGCCAATGGTCTGGATTCTTGGGGAGAGGCACAGATTGACCTTGGGAGAGTTTCCAGAGAGTAGATAACCAAATCTTCCCAGGCCACCATGGTGCTGGGAGAATGCAATGAGTATCATCctgtagaatagcgatccccaacctgtgggctgcggaccacatgtggtcctttgactaattggaggtgggccccgaaggatgccttctccctccctccggccctttacttcatctccccggccctttacaacacacttcgggtgtcattgtctcccatcactcccagatgggactatctcattgcagagaaacaagctcaggattcccattgatttgtcattgtcatgagttaaaacttccatgaaaataaaatgttccttatgttcattgttgtggcgtgtctgtatcttattttgaaggcagtggttgagagtaaaggagtaaactaccccccccccacgggcctcagtaaaaggcgttgagtggtcctggtgataaaaaggttggggaccactgctgtagaagttTTGCCAGAATCTTGGACAGAAGGCCTATTGGTGGGAACACATAAAATAACATGCCCCCCCCAGTGGagttggaaaacactggaacaaaactgGTTATACTGAGGTTTTTGGAAAAAAGATCTATCTGGGCTAGGTCTCGTTGGAATAAAGGTTAAAGATAAT
This region of Paroedura picta isolate Pp20150507F chromosome 14, Ppicta_v3.0, whole genome shotgun sequence genomic DNA includes:
- the DAP gene encoding death-associated protein 1 yields the protein MSLPPPPPPPGEKAETRAGHPPAVKAGGMRIVQKHPHAVDPKEEKEKEDQDWETGSSPPKQAVFISGVIARGDKDFPPAAAQVAHQKPHPSVEKLPPPQHINQHIHQPRK